The genomic window GATCAACAAATCAAACGGACCGGACGTGGCCGCAATCTGCTCGGCTCGGGTCATACTTCCCGCCGTCGTGACGACGTGACCGGCCCGTGCCAGCAGGCTGGAGAGCACGCGCGCAATGTCCGGATTGTCTTCCACCAGCAAGATCCGGATTCCCCCGCCTGACTCGTGATTCGATTCAGGGCGAGACGGTTCAACAGGCCCATCAGGGCTGGCCGGTTCCATTCAAGGCCCCTTCGCCGAGAGACCGGCAATCACTCCACTCAAGGAGTGGGTCACACGCAAATGCTTCACAGACACTACAGGGATTGTCTTTCGCGTTCAGAACTCTGGCAAGCAAAAAGCAGACGAGGGCACTCCGCAAGCGTGAGAAACAGCCCTCGTGTTGTCAAATATCAACGGGAGAGCAATTTGACACGCTGGCTCGATCGGGGCTGCTCCCATAGGAGCGTCACCGTGATCAACGCGAGCACCAACAACAAACAAAGCAAAAACGCGTCCGATCAGTTCACCTGGGCAAATCCTCCCTGCTGCCAGATGGCGGCCACATCGACCGGCTTCTGAAACAGGGCTTCGGGGTGCAAGTCGGTCAGCCGAGAGAGATCATCTGATCCCGTAGTTACAGCAACGCGGGTCTTCAGCCCTAACTCCCGAATCTGCCTGAGGATCGCTTCGCCGCTGCCGTCGGGCAGTTCCAGATCAAGAATCACATAGTCCGGGGGCGGATCCAGATGAGCCAAACCCTCGGCCAGCGTGGTGGCTGACGAAACATGCCATCCACGTGTTGAGAAAATGGTTTTCCAGACTTCGAGCAGCGAGCGATCGTCTTCCACAATCAAGAGCGTTGGTGGCACGGGGCACTCCTCGGCGTCATGCCGGTTTGGGCGTTCCATCTCGGGAGAGTGAGCGTGCGACGCAGCCCAATGGCGACCATCACGCTCGACCACTCAATCATACACAGAACTCCCCTCATCGTCGAGGCGGCGAGAAGCCATTGAGTGGATTGATGCAATTTAAAGCTGCCTCCAGATTCTGTCTGAGAATGGGCCGAAGGGTTCGACTTCTGAGCGTGGGTGTTCTTCCTGGTCAGACAGCACTCCCCCTGCCCTCGCCTCGGCAAGAGCAGAGCGATCGGGGCGATTGACTCGGCCGTCAGCGAGCCAATTGGCCATCGCCGCCTTCAGCTTCCCCATCGCTCCGGGCGTCGCCACCCATGCGGTTCTGCTTGGCGGCCTGGGTCTCTCGTGAGCGGGCCTTCTTGCGGGACTTGCTCCGATCACGATTGCCGCGTCGCTCCGATCGAGACGATCGGCCTCCCTTTCCTTTGCGACTTCCCGAACGCGTGGACGAAGGAGAGTCTGCTTCCGA from Tautonia rosea includes these protein-coding regions:
- a CDS encoding response regulator, translating into MPPTLLIVEDDRSLLEVWKTIFSTRGWHVSSATTLAEGLAHLDPPPDYVILDLELPDGSGEAILRQIRELGLKTRVAVTTGSDDLSRLTDLHPEALFQKPVDVAAIWQQGGFAQVN